The following nucleotide sequence is from Apium graveolens cultivar Ventura chromosome 4, ASM990537v1, whole genome shotgun sequence.
AAATATCATACATGAATCATTAGTGAATGTGTGTGCAATGCTTCATATACAACTATTGTGAATAGTAAAAGTTAATTTCCTTTCATGTTATGCAATATACTACTGCAGCAAATATAAGATCTATCTGTGATGTCTGTAGATTTATTCTTTGTTTGAATAAGGGTACTTATTTAGGCTATCTGCCCTTTTGTTTGATATACCTCGCCTACCTGCAAATTAACTTGGGCTCCTTGTGCATAGAACATGCAAATTCATAACTCTTGAACCTGTTTCATATTCAGGGTTGAATCTTCTTTGCCAATGCACCACACCAGCCAAGCGAGCAGCACCGGGAACTTTCCAAGCCGAGTCTAGTAATCTAATGCAcgttttacagcttgaagctcTTTCTATATATTTTAAATCTCTCCTATCCAGCTGATACTTTTACTTCCAGAGCAAAGGGCCAAACTACCAAGAGTTCCATCGCTCACAGGCACAACCAACAATACCATGAGGGGCCCACTGTTAACCACTGATGCAGGGCCAAGCAATACCTCTACGAATTGGGCTGCAGGTACTAGCTTATTCAAATTTGTTAATTGAACCAGGCTTGCCGCCTCCGACATATTCTACAAGCATCTTAACAAAAAACTTATTATTGATGTGTTCTCCGCTTATTGTATAATTGCAGCTGAACAACCATTTTCGTCGTATTTCGGACCACCCGGGCACAACTACATGCATTGTGGTGCTGCGCCATGGTATGAAGAGCGGGTTAAAAGGAACAGGCACACCTCCGACCCACACTTCACCATTTGTTGTGAAGAAGGACCCGTGAAGCTACAACTCTTGAAAGAACCACCTGCTTTACTCAAACATCTTCTTGGACCAAATTCTGGACAGCATGGTACCAATTTCAAGCAGAATATAAGGCCTTACAACCTCATGTTTGCTGTCACATCATTAGGAGTCCAGGTTGATAGATTAATAAACAAATCGAGAGGACCTTATGTGTTTCATGCAAGTGGACAGATTTACCATAACACAAGCTCATTACTCCCACCAGCAGGTAAAAAGCCCCTGTTTGCCCAGCTCTACATATATGATACTGATCATGAGGTTAGTAATAGAATTAGCACACTGTTAAATCCAGAGAGAGGTCCCGCTATTGACGAAAGTATTGTCCAGGGTCTGAAACAAATTTTAGACGAGCATAGCAATTTGGTGAGATCTTATAGAAAAGCAAGAGACATGTTCGAAGAGCAACCACAAACCACTTTTCATTTGTGGCTGCCTGAGGCCCGTACTAGGGATGGTAGACAATACAACATCCCAACGAAATCTGAAGTGGGGGGCTTGATAGTGGGTGAGCTCAGCGAGAAAAAATTTGAGCGTGACGTTATTGTGTGCCACCGTACTAAAGGGATTACACATATTGATGAGTTACACCCAAGCTATATGTCTATGGAGTATCCCTTAATTCATCCTTATGGAGAAGATGGCTACAGGCTGGGTATACCCTTAGCAGAAAGGGGCTCTCAAACTTCTAAATGACAGACACTAACAATGTGCCAGTATTATTGTTTTAGATTCCAACAAAGGTCCACTGAGGGACATACCTTACTTTTAGCAGGACGCCTATTGCAGCAATATATAGTCGACGCTTACATGGCAGTTGAGCAAGAAAGGTTTAGGTGGGTTCGAACCCATCAAAGTGAACTCAGGACAGAATTATACTCAGGATTAATGAATGCGGTGCATCATGGGGACCTAACCAGCTCCACGGTAGGAAAATCAGTCATCTTGCCATCGTCACACACTGGAGGTCCGCGCTACAGGGCTCAGAATTACCAAGATGCAATGGCAATTTGTCGGTGAGTAGGCTATCTGTATTTGTTCATTACATTCACATGTAATCCAAAATGGAAAGAGATTAATGACATGCTTGGCCTGATCAGTCAAAAAAATGACTCTAACAGAGTTGATATTATATGTCGAGTATTTGAGATAAAGTTGCAGCAACTCGTACACTACATCAAAAAAGAATAGCCATTTGGTTAAGTCATGGCATGTAAGTTTGCTTTGTTTATAGCGTATTTTTTATCAGCCAGTATTTAAGTTCCAAATCTGCTTTATTTGTTTATTCTATTTTGATAGTATCAAAATGTTGGTGCAGGTTTATACACCATAGAATTCCAGAAAAGGGGTTTACCTCATGCGCACATCCTGCTTTTCTTATACCCATCAATGAAAAATCCTTCTCCAGAATATATTGACACCATAATAAGCGCAGAGATACCGGATATCAATGTCGACCATGATGCCTATAACGCGGTCAAGAAATCTATGCTTCACGGGTCGTGTGGTCAAGCCAATGTATCCTCTCCTTGTATGTAACAGGGAAAATGCACCAAATTTTTCCCCAAGAAATTGGAGAAGATGGGTTCCCAATATATAGGCGCAGGAATACAGGAATTACTGTGGAAAAAAATGGCATCCTCGTGGACAATCGTTATGTCATCCCTTACAACAGAAATTTATCAGTCAAATTTGATGCTCATATTAACATTGAACTCTTTAACAGCGCAAGATCAATcaaatatttattcaaatatattaACAAAGGCCCAGATAGAGCAACCGCAGTGATTGAGACCGCCGACGAGCGGGATAAAATATATTAACAAAGCATACCTTGACTGTAGGTACGTGCTATGTGttgtaaaagaaaaaaaaaactaACCTTTTTAAATTTATGTTAGAATATGTAAGTTTTATGATCAGGGAAGCTTTTCGATTTAACTAATTATAATATTTACATACCTTTCATGTTTACCTTTATTAGGTACATATCAGCATGTGAGGCTTGCTGGAGAATTTTTCAATTCGGCATCAACTACAGGTACCCAGCAGTTGAGCGATTACCTTTTCACCTGCCCAATGAGCATACTGTTATATTTGAGGAAAGCAGGTGCATTGAAAACGTGCTCAATATGCCCGGAATAGAAAAAACTAAATTTACGGAATTATTGGAGACAAACAGGAAGCATGAGGACGCCCGCAGTCTTACTTATGCAAAATTCCCCCAACACTGGGTTTGGAATTCCAAGTGTAAATTATGGACAAAGCAGAAAAAGGGGAATGCAGTTGGTAGAATTTACTTTGCACATCCGTCAAGTGGAGAACGTTTCTATATGCGCATGctcctaaattttataaaaggGAGCACATCATTTGAGTGCATTAGAACGATAAATGGTGTGACATATCCCACTTTCAATGCTGCATGTTATGCTTTAGGATTATTGGATGATGACAGAGAATGGATAGATTGCTTATCTGAGGCCGCAGTTTGGGCAACAGGAAATGAGTTACGCAATCTCTTTGTCACAATGCTCGTCTTTTGCCAAGTTTCCAATGTACCAGAACTTTGGAAAAGTCATTCAACAATACTCTCGGAAGATATGCTTTACTTGCAAAGAAAAAGGTTTCAGGTACCTAACCTACATCTAACACAAGAACAAATTGAGTCATATGCACTGGTTGAAATTGAAGGTATTATGCAAAAATTAGGCAAGAGCCTAAAGGACATAGATGGAATGCCACAACCGGATTCTTCACTCACGTGAGATTTATCAAATAGACTGCTGAATGAGGAGCTGGATTATGATCATGTTGCTTTGAAGATCTTGCATGAGAAATCATTAAATGATTTAAATCAATTCCAAAAAGGTGCTTATGACGCAATTTTACACTCAGTTCAGAATGATGAAGGCAGATTGTTCTTTATCAGTGGTCATGGTGGCACAGGAAAAATATTCTTATGGAATACAATCACTTCTAAATTAAGATCAGAGTCACTGATAGTCCTTCCTGTTGCTACTTCAGGTTAGCATCATTGTTACTACCGAATGGTCGAACAACACACTCCCGATTTCGCATCCCATTGGACATAACAGCTGAATCTACATGTGAGATTAAACATGGTACGCAATTAGACAAACTTCTTTAAAAAACTTCTCTTATTATTTGGGATGAGGCACCAATGACCCACAAATATCGTTTTGAAGCTTTAGACAAGACCTTAAGAGACTTGCTAAGCACACAGTATGATAATAGTCGATCTAAGCCCTTTGGAAGCCTTACAGTCGTGTGTGGTGGGGATTTTCGCTAGATTCTACCTGTTATCCCGCAAGGTGAACGTGCAGATATTATTGATGCCTCACTAAACCCATCTTACCTTAGGCCtcattttgaaatttttgagcTGAAACAAAATATGAGGCTCCACAGGGAAGTGATTGAAGAAATAGAAGCCGAGAAAATAGCATCATTTGATAGATGGCTCTTGCAGATCGGAGATGATTCCCTATACGAAAATCCAGCACAGGAACTGATAAGAATTCCACCAGAGTTGTGCAGCCCAACAATCGAGAATCCAATGGAAGGCATTGTCGGCGAAGTCTACCTTTCTTTGCTGGAAAATTATATGGATATTGCATACATAAAAGAACGTGCTATATTGACACCAAAAAATGAAACAGTCCATGAATTGAATGACTTTCTAATGAACATGATACCGGGAGAAGGAAGAACATATCTAAGCTCCGATAGTGTGTGCAAGGTGAGTATTAAGGCTGATGATGATTTGTTATACTCCCCCAGAATTTTTGAATAGTTTAAGGTTCAGTGGAGTCCCAAACCACGATATATGACTTAAGGAAGGAACCCCCATCATGCTTCTCAGAAACTTAAATCAATTTGCGGGTCTTTGTAATGGCACACGACTAATAGTCTCCCGTCTAGGCAAGTGGTCTATTCGAGGATACATAATTTCTGGAGCAAAAGTTGGTCAAAATGTTACCATTTCGCGAATCATCATGTCTTCGAAAGAATCAAAATGGCCGTTTAAACTTAATAGGCGTCAACTACCAGTGGCACCATGTTTCGCAATGACAATTAATAAAAGTCAGGGCCAGTCTTTAAACCGTGTAGGTATGTACCTTCCTAGCCAGGTATTCACCCATGGACAGGTGTATGTGGCTCTGTCAAGGGTCACTGGAATAGAAGGCTTGATCATTGTcaatgctgatactgaggtgaAGGACCAGGCTCTAATAAAAAACATTGTTTACAAATAGGTCTTCGAGAACATTCAGGCGCCCACACGTGACAGCTGTAAGACATCAGACCATGCTACCTCTTTTGTTAAgcataaaatatataacttattGCATCTGTGCATTTTTCTGCTATCCATAGTTCAACTATAATGCAAAAAAATTATATCGCATAGCCATAGGTAGCATTTAATATCACACATTGGCTAATAACCAAGGAACATAAAAATAGAATATTTTTAAGAACTCTAAGCAATCTTCACTCTAGATGAATGTTTAACAAATTGGGGTATTGCTCCATTGTGTTATTATTGTTGAACAAGTACTTCCATTCCCGACACTGTTCGCTCCGCTATGTTAAGGCACAccagaattttaaaaaaaatctctATACTATGGCACTACTGGTGGAATATCTTAGTGAGATgcatgaatttaaatattttgtaGTGTTTCCCAATTTACTTGGTGTATCTACACACTGGAAATAATAAATATGTGTTtatccaaaaaattaaatccacCTAAAATTTTAAACCTAACTACAAATGTTGTTAATTTATAGAATTAAGCCTAAGATTCTTAAGATGATCCATAAATGATTCTCTTTAATTCATTCTCTATTTTATTCTCAGCCCAACACATTGGCATATTCGGGCTGCAGGTGGAAAGCACAGCAGAATAGGTGTTCCATCCAGCAACTTGCTCAGCCCCTGCAAAAAAAGTTATAAATTCTAGGATGTTAAATCATTTAAATTTGTACTGAGATATCAATCTTCCACTTGCATCATACTGCACTCCCCCCGTAGGAATTATCAtgtttatattttcttaaaagtGCCAAACATGCTCTCATTCATGTTGCTAACCACACAACCAACATGCATTCATTCTGTTATTTTAATCGGTGTAAATTTTTTGCTTCTGAAATTTTTTTCCCATTGTTGATCAACACTTTTTCTCATTATAGGCATTTTCATATATTAGCTCTACTGTCTCTTTTTAAAAGGAGATATGTAAATTCTGGGAAAATTTTGTTTGGATCAAAACTTTGGGTTGCTCAAAGTTTGAATCTGCATATGAAATTTAGATAAAAGGGAGTTACGAGAAGCTGGCATGGGATATTAGACCTCTCCTATATTTGTACCAAAATTCTTTTATGTCTATTTAATTTCAAACCTTTCAGGTTCATATTGTTCTAGATAATCTGTGTTTTATAAAAAATGCAATGAAATATATTTTTTGCTAAGAGTGATGATTAGTAGATCTATTAGCCTAGTAGGCGGAGTTTAATCAAACGTTATTATTCATTTTGTGGTTCTTTGCACTTAGTGACTTTATCTTCTTTTAGGCCTTTGCCATGACCTTTACTCCTGCATCTGTAAAAATTAAGTTTGTGGATTCTTGAGTTCTGCACTCTTACTAAATTGGCATgtttatgaaatatatatatttagatctcatatctatacaatataatgaaatcaaataatattttaaaaataaatatgcatacatttattataattctacatatattcataaaaaatattaaaatttaattataacaTTTATTTATATCGTATACTTCATGTAGTGTCGTGTACTTGAAGGTTAAACACAAAACCGGCACTAAATCTTAaccgtgtactttcgtgttcgtgtactttcgtgtcgtgtactaaaAATGCAAACACAAACACTAAATTTTCGTGTCATTTCGTGTCGTGTAAGTCGTGTCGTGTCCAAAATTCCCGGGTCTAGTTGTAACTAGAGGCCTTGAAAATTCTTAAGCAAGTGATTGCTTATGAACCCCATCTCAGTTTCTGTATAGCAAGGTATGCTTGTAAGCCAGGCTTTTAGTGGAAGCTGGCTTCGGCAAAAATGAAAAAGCAAAAAAAACTTTCAGATGCTTCTTTCAACTACTAGTGTGAGTGCAAGAAATGTAAAAAGAGTTAGGTATATGTGTCATAAGGAGGTACCTTAAATTTCTCAA
It contains:
- the LOC141719320 gene encoding uncharacterized protein LOC141719320 — translated: MEPFLPTNKDYQPLGALCLQNSSFHRSLSSIVRHERTLKIRLKRQMAANSPGGSIHTAFLKKMIAKQARMRRKIVILSRKLQTNQGLPYFSAMQIMHMCSQHPSQLLLLRHCIKLVPSNGLKLLCQCTKHQSSEQHHELSKLSQISGLSLLCQCTRHQPSEQHQELSKLSQLILLLPEQRAKLPRVPSLTGTTNNTMRGPLLTTDAGPSNTSTNWAAAEQPFSSYFGPPGHNYMHCGAAPWYEERVKRNRHTSDPHFTICCEEGPVKLQLLKEPPALLKHLLGPNSGQHGTNFKQNIRPYNLMFAVTSLGVQVDRLINKSRGPYVFHASGQIYHNTSSLLPPAGKKPLFAQLYIYDTDHEVSNRISTLLNPERGPAIDESIVQGLKQILDEHSNLVRSYRKARDMFEEQPQTTFHLWLPEARTRDGRQYNIPTKSEVGGLIVGELSEKKFERDVIVCHRTKGITHIDELHPSYMSMEYPLIHPYGEDGYRLGRLLQQYIVDAYMAVEQERFRWVRTHQSELRTELYSGLMNAVHHGDLTSSTVGKSVILPSSHTGGPRYRAQNYQDAMAICRYISACEACWRIFQFGINYRYPAVERLPFHLPNEHTVIFEESRCIENVLNMPGIEKTKFTELLETNRKHEDARSLTYAKFPQHWVWNSKCKLWTKQKKGNAVGRIYFAHPSSGERFYMRMLLNFIKGSTSFECIRTINGVTYPTFNAACYALGLLDDDREWIDCLSEAAVWATGNELRNLFVTMLVFCQVSNVPELWKSHSTILSEDMLYLQRKRFQVPNLHLTQEQIESYALVEIEGIMQKLGKSLKDIDGMPQPDSSLTLASLLLPNGRTTHSRFRIPLDITAESTCEIKHDIIDASLNPSYLRPHFEIFELKQNMRLHREVIEEIEAEKIASFDRWLLQIGDDSLYENPAQELIRIPPELCSPTIENPMEGIVGEVYLSLLENYMDIAYIKERAILTPKNETVHELNDFLMNMIPGEGRTYLSSDSVCKEGTPIMLLRNLNQFAGLCNGTRLIVSRLGKWSIRGYIISGAKVGQNVTISRIIMSSKESKWPFKLNRRQLPVAPCFAMTINKSQGQSLNRVGMYLPSQVFTHGQVYVALSRVTGIEGLIIVNADTEVKDQALIKNIVYK